The following is a genomic window from Vitis vinifera cultivar Pinot Noir 40024 chromosome 6, ASM3070453v1.
AACTTCTGTCGGGTAATGGGTTTCAGAACCTGAGAAAGAGCCACCGATCCATGttcatatataaaagaaagagcCAAGCTTCCACACAAAGAAGACATAGGGTTGAAGATCCATGAttccaatgaaaaaaataaaagaacctGAAAgtaatccaaatccaaatcaGTAAGAAGTTTACTTGAATAAATGTTTGAGCAACAACTCGGACAACTGGAGGAAGTCGTATAACAAACAAGCAGCCAAGACGATTTGGGAAGTGATCTTGCAGAAGAGAAGAACAGGATCTCATAATTTGCATGGGAAATCTCAATGGAGATAACCCTTCACAGTCCAACAAGATTGTTATTTGAGGATTTTCTGTATCAACTAAATGCAGGACTCCGTGCTCTATCTGGGACACTGCAGTTTGCAACCTTTCATCATTTAGATAAGCTTCAAAATTGGACaagtatatgataaaattaaataagaaaattaaaatcactCTAGGATAAGAAGTAGATGAATCACTAAAAGCCCTAGAATCCATATTGCCAATGAAAATAACCTAACATAAGCTCGGTTGAAGTTAATTTTCTAGCACTGATGAAACTCAATATGATTATTcagtaataaaaaattaaaagttaattacCTATACATGCAGTCATAACCACAATAATTACCTTAAGAATGGTAAATTTTTGTGGTAAACTGAGCTTGTTTAAATGACGACTGCCAAGGCAAGCCAGCCAAAATTTTTATATTGCTGAAAGATGTACATATCATTTACTGACATGTTCCtaaatcaagaaaattattttattaaaaaaaatctttactcatcaaaaaagggaaaaatcctGCCCAATAATAAAATTGcatatgttttctttctttcttttggtctttgcctttgtttttatttgtccTTCTTTCCCCTTTTTGTGTGCATGTGAgttgtattttatttaattctttttgcaTCTATATGCAGAAGAAGAAGCATCACATCATGAGGTGTGATTTTTCTGTTAATTTAagactcaaggttgtggattcACAAAAGGGCGGGAGCTAAGTCAGAAGCTGGAAAAATGTTGGACAGAGCTAGATTTAATCAATGGTGAACTAGCAGGAAAGATTGTGGGAGAGGTTTCTCGAGGTTGATCAGTTCAGAAACAAAGAGCCTTTTCCTAGTTATTAGGTTGCTTGGAGAAGTGCAGCATCTGGACAGAGACCAAGCCTTTCAGTGTGAGCTGAGGATAGAGGGACAGGCGGTTCAGGCTGGTgatgaggaaaaataaaactcaaaggTAAATTCCCTGTTATGTATTCTCTGAAGTTGCACAAAGTAGCTTCATTACAGTGCCAGATAGGCTCAACGTCTTAAGCTGGGTCTCACTAGCCACTAAGTTAGGTCACATGGGAGTTTTTATTGAGAGATGCATCTAGTGGGTTTATAAAGACCGGTTTGGGAAGACCCCTGCCAAGCTCTTAGAAGGTGTTTCTGCAGCAAGAAGAGAAGGGTCATCTTAGAACTTGTTTCTGCAACTTCCTCCCTCCCTACTTTAAAGCAAGAAAATAGATGTAACAAAAAATCAGAAAGAAAACATTGTTATCATAGTTTCATGGTATATTGGATGGATTCAGATACAGGTATGTGTCTAGATATCTAATTCTTTGTGCCTCCAGGTTTAGATTAAGTAGACTAAGCTAAAAAGGATTTCAATAACAGGTACAAACATTTAGACATGTCATAATAAAaggtgaaaaaagaaaaattaattataaaccaATAAAAGGTAAAGGTATCCTTGATAGAAATtcactctcttttttcttttgctctTATATTTTCCTCTATCCCTGAATATTATTATGAAGGTTCTCCTCCCAGAAAACTCTTTCTTCAATATCACTTTAAGTCAAAAGTAGTGAAAAAAGAGGGGGGTGGGGAGGGAAATCTAAATCAAACAGTCACATCCAAAGGAAAAATACCAGTATCCAACAAGGATCCCTGCACCCACACTCATGTCTTGATATGTCAACTGGGTCATATAATAGAAACTGAATCCTATGGGCTACCTAAAGAGGGTCAGAATTGACCAGAAGGGAAAAAAGAGTGTACCAACTGCTTGAGCAAAGCGAGGTCTGTCATGAGATGGCAAGATGAAGCATGCTAGACCAAGGCGTACAATAAGGCAAGGTCGGTGCTTCATATCAAATCCATGCCAGAAGACCATATTTGACCACATCTCAAGTTCTTCAGCTGAAAGAATATGGTATGTCTTCCTCCAAAAGATTGTCTTCTTAATTGATAATAGCAAGCAAGAAAAGTCACCATTTACTGCAGTATAAAATCTACGGAGCTCATCCTCATTAATTCTGCATAAAAACTATTATGTCATGCTCTGCTGTAACAATAGAAGCCAAGAACTTCAAAAATAGATAGGCCAATTAGACTaaaaagggttaatttcattcacctcccTTGAGGTTTGGGCTAAATACATCTAAACaccattagtttgaaatttcatcaaatacctccCCTCCCTTCCCcttctcatttattattttcatttacctCTCCTTTGATTTGAAATAAGTAAAGTATTTGACGAAGTTTCGAACTCATGGTGGCTAGGTGTATTTAGCTTAAACCTTAGGGGAGGTGAGTGAAATTTACCCTTAGAAAATGTAAAGTGCAATCCCAGCCAGTAGAACACAGCAGCAAGTGGATACCCATTATTTAATGATGGGAAAAAGGGGACATCTGGAAATTCATGAAAAAgagatttttgaaggaaaagaaCAATATCAGGggaaatttaacaaaatatcattaaaagttCATTCAAtccttttttggaaaaaaaagagaaaaaaagaaaaaaccttcTAAGAATTAGATCTTAAATGACCTGTTAAATGCTAAACAATGTATGTAGGTCAgtggaaagaaaagaataagaggtGGGTGATTATGACTTGGTTTTGAGaaggaaagaagagagaaggaagcACAAGAGAATTGTGAAACTAACCCAACTAGGTTATGATCAACATGACTTGTATGGACCAAGGGTCACCAACAAAATTTAAGCATGTAATGGCTGAAGCATAACCAGGGTTCATATCTCAGACAAGAACACAAATTTCactacttttttcttttctttctattttttccctttttataaaCCCCAACCTTTTAATTggtttattattgattttaaaagtataaatgATTCTCAGCATTTGTGGAAGTTCCTACTCATATTAAGAAAGAAGTAGAACATTCTTCACTTTTTAAGTCCTATAGCCTAGAAGCTCTGGCTTCAACAGTAGATTTTGTTGGTAATAAATAGTCTTGGTGTTTATATTTCCATACACTGAAAAGGCCATCCCTTTTAGTCTATAAAAGCACTGTTCTCTGAAATAGATGTGACCAtacacaaaacaaagaaatatcaTCGGATATGACTAGATAAGCATTCATACACACTGCTCTAGTTTAAGCAATAcatcaataaataaatgaataaattataaatcatgcctcaacaataaattaataattaaataaaaatgcattCTTGCACAATTTTTgcaacaaaattattattattattattttttgataagtaatttTTGCAAGAAAACTATAAAGAAACAGCTGTTTTATAATTATCCTCTTGGAAGGAGATCAACCATTCAAGCTGATTTTTCAACTGATGGAAGttctaaatataagaaaacagCAAACCATTTCATTGGACCtcataatttggagaaaagagTTTTAAAGAGGTAAAGAGGATAATGAAACCATAATTTATCAAAGCATCAATAAAAAACAAGGTTCCCGAACTTTAAAAAACTATATAGAGTTTCTTATCACAAAATTTCCATTAAGTTCTCATTCTGAATTAAAGCAAAGGTTGCATATAGCCAGATGATATTCAATGCAAGATAACCACTTAATCACCTTTCTGGTAAACTAATGCCTTGTCTCTCCAGCTCTTTATAAAGTTGTTGCAACCACTTCTCGGATGCTATGCTTTGAGGATCAACATAAAAAATCCTGCAAAGTGCATGGAAGCACTACAAGTAACTAGCAAGGAAGAGAACTAATGGTCTGATAAAATCAGTAACCAAGAAGACTATGAAGATTTTGCAGTAATATGTGCTTTAGAGCAAAGTTGCTAGTCCAAATGATACCTAAAACCTATGATGTGTGCAACACTTTCCCAGAACAACCATTGGAGTGCTGAACACTTGTTCACATGACCCCCATGTTCGCTCATGTGAGGCACCTCATGTCCAGTAAAATCATGACACTTGTGTCTATGTCCACACATTGTAACCCAGAACAAGCAATCAATTACAAAGGTACATATATAAACAAATGATGCATGTCTCACATTTTGCTAGTCCACACAACAGTACTAGAGATTACATCAGAAAATAGTTTGTATAATGAAAAACAGAATAAACCTAGCTTATCTTTAGCTCTCCTCAATCCCTCACTTGAGGAATTTTTGGATTGGCTTAAAAACATCTATATACTAAAATCcattaagaaaaatatccaaatcaAACAGCACAGTGGTGTCCAACACAGCAACCTTGAAATAAAATGTGTTGCAAAAGAAGTGTATAAACAGATTAGCACCTAAGATGCATGTGAGTTAATGTGTCTGGctcaagaaaatgcaaaaatataAGTTTTCTTGTCATATAGAAATATATACCATAATATGGAATGTATTTTAGGCCAACCATCTTGAAGTAACATATCAAAGATTTACCTAGAACATCTAAGATACGATAGTCTACCATCAGCCTGTTAATCTGTTGATTTTCTCTGTAACACTTAATATGTGAAAACACTGTAAAATATTAACTTGAAAGCTTCAACCCTTTTATGTACCTTGTATCTGGAGCAGAATGTAAAGAAGATGGCTCAGCATGTGGTTCTGGTTCTGAACATTCATGAGAATCATTGTTACCATGAGAACCACTGCTACCATCTGAAGTTTCATCAGTACACTCTGACTGATCAGAGAAAGCTGTTGCAATTGAAAGAACTAACAATGGCCTTGACAGTATCTGGcaacatagaaaataatttataactaTTAGGGATAAAGGAAAATACCTTTCAAAGgtttaagaacaaaaatagtTGCTAAAAATGATCAACAAACCAATAAGTATTCTTGACCAGGTTCACCGTATCAATAAGTAATGCACCCATGTGACCTACAATAACCTTGAAGGATTGAAGTTGCTCATGTGAAAGAATGATGCACAGGTCCTTTACATGTCTTGCAAATTATGACTTCTCTGGTACACCCAAGTTTACATGGACTTCCAGGATATGGAGACCCAGATATCACAAGGATTGGTGTATGGGCAATGTCTCCAACAAGACTATTGGTTAAATATGTACCTCATAGGTTGGaccaataaattaaaaaagataaaaataaaaaataaaaggtttcTAGTTCGTCCTAAGCTACCTTAGACTCTTATAGTCTATTTCTTTGTTGCAACAGTATGAGTGATGTATGATCAAACAATTCACATTAGATATAATTTAGCAACACTACagaagattaaaaagaaaaaaaatagaaattagggAATGTTTCCATGTATCTGCATCTTAAGACCTAGGGAGTAAACAAATTGGACACCTAGAAAAGAAACATGCAAATACTCCAGGATGAAAAAATCTGCATGTATTGCCAAAATTGGACAAAATTTCCAATGTTTCTGGTGTGAAAGCAAAATAAACGGTGGAAAATCAGTCCCAGCATATATCAgagatttaaaatatatatatatatatatatttgtaattttttataattttaaaaaattataaaattgccAAATAATTAtcactttattttcaaatttttacaatatttatcattttaatctttttattttaaaaattaaaaaagataaagttAATGATGAAATTGCAAACaactaaaaattcaatttaaagtTATTAATCTATTtgtctatctatatatataaatattaattacaatactttttagctttttaatatagatttttttttttgcaaaatttaaactattttataaatatgatgtGTTTTAAGTAATCAAAtgtaatatattttcatataataaagttcaataaaatatatcttttctATCTCCACagtaatatttattatttacatttttaaaacttatatttgtCATAACATACATTATATTCTTGACCAATGtccttaattttattatatatatatatactagttCAAAAATTTTTTACTTCCACGTTAATTTTGAGTATACACTTTCAAAACTCATATTTCTTGCCAACGCACATTATATTATTATCTAATGTGACAAATTTTATCATatgtatattattttcttaaaaagaacAACTATAATATGTGCATTATcatttgttttatcatttttttttggagtttttttcttgtatttatatGAGTTTATCAATTTCCAtcccattgaattttttttccagaatTTCTATTCGATATTTTTGTAAGATTCAATCACAACTATTCCATACATTATGtgaatttccaatattttcatccttgccaATACTTGACATATGTACCCACCTCCATGTCACTTAGCTAGATTCTATCATAGAGGTTTTTGAACTATTACCTAAGTAAAAGAAACTTCAACAATTAAACAACCCAAATAGTGCACTCGTATCCTTATCTCATGATTCAATCTTTAACCCATGAGTCTCTCCTTAATAGCAACGATAATTTAGTGCAGCATTTAAATCAATGATAAGACTTTAAGTACATTGAATTTTCAGTTGAATTTATGCAGGCTGAAAGATGTAATGAATGTTAAAACTATATCAATCCAAGTGAAGGTAAAAGGTAAATCAAATGTAATAGTTTTATGAATATGTAAGAATGCAAGAATGTACCTGCATGCCTTTAACCAAACCCTTGAAGGGAGCCCATCTTTGGATCCATTTAAATGGTGGATAGCAGAGAACTTGCATTGCCTGAAGACCACGCCATGCAAATGGGCATTTAGCTCTTGAGAACCTTCGTACCATCTCTAGGGTAGCAACTTTGAGGAAAAACAGTGCCACATGCCTAGCATTCCCCCTTCCTAGTTTACCATGGTTTAGTGAACCTATGTGTCTAAGAGTATTTTGGAAGAAAGCCTCAGAACCAGAAGTGACTACACATTTTTTAGACACATTTTTTCCATTGACGACACCAATTGTGTCAGAGTTCTTACTCAAACCATGGCTATGCACAGCATCGCCCATTGAGAAAATTATATAACTCGGTAAGTCACAGTTGTTCAACAAGCAAACTACAAGGTACCATATGAATAAACAATCAAAGATCAAACCGAATAATTGCTTGAACTGCTGGCATCACTGAATCCTTTATAATATAAGAAGTGTGCATATGGCATTTCGAAACTGCATACAGTACAGCTTGGAATGCTAACTGCCTtgttcaaaccacattaaatgAAGCACATGTAAATGTAAACCTGCAAAAAGCATGAACAAAATGGAATCATTGAAggaaattttcttcttcttcaattttttttttcctttggcaCAAACTATCATACTACATAATTTTGGTGATATACTATATATCATTGTAGGCATATAtgcattgttaaaaaaattcctAGAGATTAAATGCCCAGCACTTAGtaaatatttgtattaaaaacGAAAAAAACCTAATGTCATTGTTAATCTGTAACAAAGTATGAATCATAAGTgactaaaataatttaatagagCTTGAGCCAAGTAGCCAACTATATGTGCCAGCTAAGTGCATGCTTAAGAGCATGGGGAGATCTATAGGGAGCCAGCCCAAGAAAGGATTCTAAGTCCTAAGACCCTAACAATTGTGTGTTTGCGGGTGCCTGGCAGGCAGCATGGAAGAAACGCAATCCTTTAatggtatatataaaaatttacaacAAGCTCGAGGAGCCGTAGTAGCATGTAATTGCATAACTTGATCCTTTCAATACATTATCCCTCACCTTCCTAAAGAATCTACCAAATGCTCATTTGCCACTATAGGAGGTAAGAATATTTAAGAGAGATAACCAGTTTTCTGAAAACTTTTAACAATCATATGATATAACAATAAAGGTATGAACTCAGGGAATAATTTGAGATCAGAACAACAAAACCGCTGAACCCTGGATTTTACACATTGATTTAACAATTTCAGTGTCTTAATATAATCATATGCTATTTCAGTGGGGGTCGCTTCCTTGTGGATCATGTTTTATCCAACTGCGAAATTCTTTCACAATCAATTTCTAGAATTTGAAGATCCTAATGCTCCCTTCGCTTGcagagaaaatgtaggaaaagaaaataaccaaaattttaaacatcatattttcatcatttcaatCCTAAGGAAACCAACCACAATTTTGCATTCCAGACACAGGAGTCTTCCACTCTCCTGAGTCTAACACCTCTACATAGCTCAGCTGAGGCGAGTTTCCGATTCTCCGGGAAACCGACAAATGTAGAAAGTAAACTTCCAAAATTTTGTCAGCAACAAAGGGAATGATAAATCAAACTTGAATCCAAA
Proteins encoded in this region:
- the LOC100248378 gene encoding uncharacterized protein LOC100248378 → MGDAVHSHGLSKNSDTIGVVNGKNVSKKCVVTSGSEAFFQNTLRHIGSLNHGKLGRGNARHVALFFLKVATLEMVRRFSRAKCPFAWRGLQAMQVLCYPPFKWIQRWAPFKGLVKGMQILSRPLLVLSIATAFSDQSECTDETSDGSSGSHGNNDSHECSEPEPHAEPSSLHSAPDTRIFYVDPQSIASEKWLQQLYKELERQGISLPERINEDELRRFYTAVNGDFSCLLLSIKKTIFWRKTYHILSAEELEMWSNMVFWHGFDMKHRPCLIVRLGLACFILPSHDRPRFAQAVVSQIEHGVLHLVDTENPQITILLDCEGLSPLRFPMQIMRSCSSLLQDHFPNRLGCLFVIRLPPVVRVVAQTFIQVLKPITRQKLRFEGEMYLKVLSEHLQTLPSYLGGKCACIKCSKLNNMHQPSTDEETSNVEPITDSSDDEDLSYLTYQIDDQMNDTCDQVLRTAVMGVLMFWVLMAVMAGLPDLVPMR